The DNA sequence TAATAACCTCGGCAACTCCTTGATCCACACTATCAGGATGATAATACTCATCACGATAAAGCATCATTACCAAGTCCGCATCTTGTTCGATCGAGTTATGAACAATAATATTATTGGCAATAAAATTGTGATAATTCTCCACCGTTAAATCATATACTTCAGTTTCTCCCAATGGTTCTATTGATGTGATTTCATCCCAATAAATATCACTATTAGCTAAAGATTTAATCACATCACATTGCACAATTTCCCCTAATTTTATTGTTGAGATTTCTGAGCTAGGTAAATAACGAGGTAAAGCAATAAAGTCTTTAAGCGATAATTCATCTAATCTTTTCCAATCTTCAATAGTGAAAAATTTATGATTAGCTGTTGCTTTAATAGTTCGCCCTAAGCGAGTTTTTAAACAAAAAACAGGTTTTATCCCCGTACAAAAAGCATTTATTACCTTTGCTTTTTCTATTTTCATAGTTGCCTCATTCAAGGCGAAAACAGTAATATCTTTTTTGCCTACTAATTCACGAATAGGAACAACAGTATTTGTATCCGCTAACTCAATTAAACTATCTCCAGATAAACAGCCTGATTCTCTTAAATCCGATAACATGGGGCGTTTGTTGGTGCGTTGTTCTACTGCACGACTTAATTGAGAAAGAGCAATAATTGGGGCGTTAACTTCCCTTGCTAAACCCTTAAGAGAGCGAGTGATGCGAGATAATTCTTGTACTCGATTATCACTACCACCCTGCATTAACTGTAAATAGTCCAGTAAAATCAAGCCTAATTTACCCTTTTTCTCCGCTTGTAAACGGCGAACCTCCGATCGCATCTGCATTACTGTTAAATTACCTGTATCATCAATATAAATGGGTAACTCAGATAAAACACTCATGGCCGCCATTAAAGGTTCCATTTCTTGCTCTGTAATGCGACCAGACTTTAAGCGACTACTTTCTAATTTTGCCTCGGCAGATAACAAACGCATAACTAATTGATCCCGTGACATTTCCAAGCTAAAAATAGCGACCGCTAAATCATGTTTTTGGGCAATATTAGAAGCAATATTGAGAGCAAAACTGGTTTTACCCATAGAAGGACGACCTGCGATAATGATTAAATCAGACCTTTGTAGTCCCCCAGTCATGGCATCTAAATCATAAAAATCCGTACTGATACCGGGCAGGGCAACTTTATCTTGAAAGTTTTGGATTTCCGTAAACGTCTCAATCAAAGTATCTGAAATTGGTATTAACCCTTGGCTTACTCTTGCTTGGGTTAAACTAAATATTTTTTGTTCTGCTTCATCTAAAACATTATCTAAATCTTTGGTGGTATCGTAGGCTAATTCCTGAATTTGTTGAGCCGTAGTGATGAGCAATCTTCTGACGTATTTTTCCGTAACTAAAGGTACATAACGCTCAATATTTGCTGAGGAAACCGTGCGATCTAATAAACTAACTATTTTGGGAGTGCCACCAATTTTATCGAGTAAGCCATGATCATTTAACCAAGTATTAATGGTCATTAAATCAATGGGTTGCCCCTGAAAATAGAGATTTCTGGCGGC is a window from the Cyanobacterium sp. Dongsha4 genome containing:
- the dnaB gene encoding replicative DNA helicase, encoding MTEFTPDLALNSLPPQNIEAEEIILGSLLFDPNAMGKIIDILPPEAFYVNAHRQIYEAARNLYFQGQPIDLMTINTWLNDHGLLDKIGGTPKIVSLLDRTVSSANIERYVPLVTEKYVRRLLITTAQQIQELAYDTTKDLDNVLDEAEQKIFSLTQARVSQGLIPISDTLIETFTEIQNFQDKVALPGISTDFYDLDAMTGGLQRSDLIIIAGRPSMGKTSFALNIASNIAQKHDLAVAIFSLEMSRDQLVMRLLSAEAKLESSRLKSGRITEQEMEPLMAAMSVLSELPIYIDDTGNLTVMQMRSEVRRLQAEKKGKLGLILLDYLQLMQGGSDNRVQELSRITRSLKGLAREVNAPIIALSQLSRAVEQRTNKRPMLSDLRESGCLSGDSLIELADTNTVVPIRELVGKKDITVFALNEATMKIEKAKVINAFCTGIKPVFCLKTRLGRTIKATANHKFFTIEDWKRLDELSLKDFIALPRYLPSSEISTIKLGEIVQCDVIKSLANSDIYWDEITSIEPLGETEVYDLTVENYHNFIANNIIVHNSIEQDADLVMMLYRDEYYHPDSVDQGVAEVIIAKHRNGPTGQVKLLFRPELTQFLNMKN